Genomic window (Salinibacterium sp. M195):
GCTACACCGTTTTCGATCAAACCCCCGCCGATGCCGCTTCATCGGTGCGCATCGATTATGCGACAGGTCGCCGTGACGAAAGTCTCCGCTTTAGCCATCCGGAGTGCGGCTGCCAACAGGTCGGAAACGTTGCTAGCGTTGCGTCCGATCAGGCAGATCGTTCAGAAAACGGCTGGGAGCACGGCGCCCACCCCGACCTGTTTGTGCGCTAGCCGACCACGACAGCCCCAGTGACCGTCTGGCCCGCGTCACGCCGACATAAAGCAGTCGTCGTTCTTCATCGATCGCCGCGGGCGTGCGGGCATAACTGATCGGCAACAAACCCTCGTTGAGCCCCACAATATGCACGCAGTCCCACTCGAGCCCTTTTGCCGAGTGCATGGTGGCAAGGTTCACGGCCGAACGCAGTGGCTCGTTGTTGCTGCTTTGACGATCGACGAGGTCAGCAACGAACTCGCGGAGGGTCATCTCTGCCGGCGCATCCTCGGCAAGTCGCATGATCACGTTGAGAGATTCCCAGCGATCCCGAATGGCGCCGGCGCTCTCGGGAGGATCCTGCGACCATCCGATTGATCGGAGAATGTCACTGACCGATTTGAAGAGTGGCTCGGTGGCGGTTGAGATGGATGCCCCGCGAAGGAGCATGATCGCTTCCTTGACCTCGCGCTGATCGAAAAAGCGAGTTGCTCCACGCACGAGAAACGGCACCCCCGCGGCTGACAGCGCGGCTTCGATAACCTGAGACTGCGCATTGATGCGGTAGAGAACGGCAATTTCTTCGGGAAGCGTGCCGGCCGCAATTTGCCCAGCGATAGTTTCAGCCACGGCAGCGGCTTCCGCTTGGTCATCATCGAATGCTGTGACAGCGGGAGTCACAGAGTGCTCTGTCGTTGCCGCTTGCAAGGTGAGCGCCCCTGGCTGGTTTGCCATCAGCTTGTTGGCCAGATGAACGATTTCGGGGGTCGACCGGTAGTTGCGTTCCAACCGCAACACGACGGCATTGTCGTGATGAGAGGCGAACCGCAGCAAGAAGTCTGGGCTTGCACCGGCGAAGGAATAGATCGTTTGGCTGACATCGCCGACGACGCAGAGGTCGTCGCGATCTCCCACCCAGAGCCTCAACAGTTCATGCTGGAGGGGCGAAACGTCCTGATATTCGTCGACGACGAAGAAGCGG
Coding sequences:
- a CDS encoding ATP-dependent helicase, translated to MTLDANALLDALDDGQRQAAEALLGPVCLLAGAGTGKTRAITHRIAYGVATGVYPPGRVMALTFTNRAAGELRGRLRTLGAEGVAARTFHASALSQLNAFWPQTIGGTMPRLLEGKARMIAHAADSLKFKIDTATLRDVAAEIEWRKTSRMSIAQYGEADRALPAALTMERMVDLQTAYEATKDARRQIDFEDVLLAAAGMIEAEPRIAQQVREQYRFFVVDEYQDVSPLQHELLRLWVGDRDDLCVVGDVSQTIYSFAGASPDFLLRFASHHDNAVVLRLERNYRSTPEIVHLANKLMANQPGALTLQAATTEHSVTPAVTAFDDDQAEAAAVAETIAGQIAAGTLPEEIAVLYRINAQSQVIEAALSAAGVPFLVRGATRFFDQREVKEAIMLLRGASISTATEPLFKSVSDILRSIGWSQDPPESAGAIRDRWESLNVIMRLAEDAPAEMTLREFVADLVDRQSSNNEPLRSAVNLATMHSAKGLEWDCVHIVGLNEGLLPISYARTPAAIDEERRLLYVGVTRARRSLGLSWSASAQTGRGGRRAPSRFLNDLPDRTQR